A stretch of Candidatus Sphingomonas phytovorans DNA encodes these proteins:
- a CDS encoding enoyl-CoA hydratase/isomerase family protein, producing MTRAYATILVDKSDHICTVTLNRPDKLNCFNRQMTEDFRALWFDLREDEDIRVVVLQAAEGRAFSSGVDVREGWRQTDDSQRPFDQEDPGEWLGPKSHKLWKPLIVAVHGICAGGAFYWLNEADIVICSEDATFFDPHLKFGKISAVEPIGALGRMPFQEISRMVLLADAERIGARTALRISLVTEVTSRDDLQVRARALASQIASRHPVAVQGSVKALWEAQSLPRQQAVSNALKYVQVGKAIATNVELDKMASGQWVLR from the coding sequence ATGACCCGTGCCTATGCCACCATCCTGGTCGACAAGAGCGACCATATCTGCACCGTTACGCTCAATCGGCCCGACAAGCTCAACTGCTTCAACCGGCAGATGACCGAGGATTTTCGTGCGCTCTGGTTCGACCTGCGCGAGGACGAGGATATCCGCGTGGTCGTGTTGCAGGCGGCCGAGGGCCGGGCTTTCTCCAGCGGTGTCGACGTGCGCGAGGGCTGGCGGCAGACCGACGACAGCCAGCGGCCGTTCGACCAGGAGGATCCCGGCGAATGGCTGGGCCCCAAGAGCCACAAACTGTGGAAGCCGCTGATCGTCGCGGTGCATGGCATCTGCGCCGGAGGCGCTTTCTACTGGCTCAACGAAGCCGATATCGTGATCTGCTCGGAGGACGCCACCTTCTTCGATCCGCATCTGAAATTCGGCAAGATTTCCGCGGTGGAGCCGATCGGCGCGCTCGGCCGCATGCCGTTCCAGGAGATCTCGCGCATGGTGCTGCTGGCCGATGCCGAGCGGATCGGCGCCCGGACGGCGCTGCGGATCAGCCTGGTCACCGAGGTCACCAGCCGCGACGACCTTCAGGTCCGGGCCCGCGCGCTCGCCTCGCAGATTGCGTCCCGTCATCCGGTCGCGGTCCAGGGGTCGGTCAAGGCCCTGTGGGAAGCGCAAAGCCTGCCCCGGCAGCAGGCGGTGTCGAACGCGCTCAAATATGTCCAGGTCGGCAAAGCCATCGCCACCAATGTCGAGCTCGACAAGATGGCAAGCGGCCAGTGGGTGCTGCGCTGA
- a CDS encoding DUF3237 family protein, whose amino-acid sequence MHALSASLDPAGSIEILLGGARLAGPMQHGARRVSTIAGGRFKGRDFSGTVLPGGSDWQLIRADGVTEIEARFLVELDGGGFLSVLNRGYRHGPEAIMRKLGAGESVDPANYYFGSILTIEVGPGPLSWMARTQLVANGAREGDRVRLAVFAVTR is encoded by the coding sequence ATGCACGCGCTCTCGGCCTCGCTCGATCCCGCCGGCTCCATCGAGATCCTGCTCGGCGGCGCGCGTCTCGCCGGACCGATGCAGCATGGCGCCCGCCGGGTCAGCACGATTGCCGGCGGCCGGTTCAAGGGACGCGATTTCTCCGGCACCGTCCTGCCCGGCGGGTCGGACTGGCAACTCATCCGCGCGGATGGCGTGACCGAGATCGAAGCGCGCTTCTTGGTCGAGCTGGACGGCGGCGGCTTTCTCTCGGTTCTCAACCGGGGTTACCGCCATGGCCCCGAGGCGATCATGCGCAAGCTGGGCGCGGGCGAGAGCGTCGATCCCGCCAACTATTATTTCGGCTCGATCCTGACGATCGAGGTCGGCCCCGGTCCGCTCAGCTGGATGGCGCGCACCCAGCTCGTCGCCAATGGCGCGCGCGAGGGCGACCGGGTACGGCTTGCTGTCTTCGCGGTGACCCGTTGA
- a CDS encoding MFS transporter: MLDTVALPFDDVATESDSPAPVEATWDTATWFAILSMAAASFALVSAEFLPAGLLTPMARDLGVSQGVAGQVVTATASVGAVTALFSNVLIGRLNRKTVLVGLSALAIGSNILAAVATDFWLLLLGRAGLGIALSGFWALSVAVVARVAGVNSIGRGMAIVTLGVSLATIAAPAMGALISDWLGWRSAMTMTAGLAALAMLLQALSLPSLPATTSNSLADVLRLTRRRGIQLGMLSILLLMTGHFAGSVYVRPFLEQVTLLPTVPIALALLGFGIAAVAGNVAGGRMADANIRMALVSTSVLMGLAALALVLAGGHVAVAFAFVALWGFAFGMAPVVLPTNLSRAAPDALEASGSLMVVSFQVAITIGAVVGGYAVDTYGAIAPLTLTFALAASTAVLALLQRRATG; the protein is encoded by the coding sequence ATGTTGGACACGGTAGCCCTGCCATTCGACGATGTAGCGACAGAAAGTGACAGCCCCGCGCCGGTCGAGGCGACATGGGACACAGCGACATGGTTTGCGATCTTGTCGATGGCGGCGGCAAGCTTCGCGTTGGTGTCGGCCGAATTCCTGCCGGCCGGCCTGCTGACGCCCATGGCGCGCGATCTCGGCGTCAGCCAGGGCGTGGCGGGGCAGGTCGTCACCGCCACCGCGTCGGTCGGCGCGGTGACCGCGCTGTTCAGCAATGTGCTGATCGGCCGATTGAACCGCAAGACGGTGCTGGTGGGCCTCAGCGCACTGGCGATCGGTTCCAATATCCTTGCGGCAGTGGCGACCGATTTCTGGCTGCTCCTGCTGGGCCGGGCCGGACTGGGCATCGCCTTGAGCGGCTTCTGGGCGCTTTCGGTCGCGGTCGTGGCACGAGTGGCGGGCGTCAATTCGATCGGCCGGGGCATGGCGATCGTCACCCTCGGCGTCTCGCTTGCCACCATCGCGGCGCCGGCGATGGGCGCGTTGATCAGCGACTGGCTGGGGTGGCGCAGCGCCATGACGATGACCGCGGGACTGGCCGCGCTTGCCATGTTGTTGCAGGCGCTGAGCCTGCCGAGTCTGCCGGCAACCACCAGCAACAGTCTTGCCGATGTGCTGCGGCTGACGCGGCGGCGTGGCATTCAACTCGGCATGCTCTCCATCCTTCTCCTGATGACGGGGCATTTCGCTGGCTCCGTCTATGTCCGGCCCTTCCTCGAACAGGTGACCCTTCTGCCGACGGTGCCCATTGCCCTGGCGCTGCTTGGGTTCGGCATTGCCGCCGTGGCCGGGAATGTCGCCGGCGGCCGCATGGCCGACGCAAATATCCGCATGGCCCTGGTGTCCACCAGCGTGCTGATGGGGCTGGCGGCGCTCGCCCTGGTGCTCGCGGGCGGACATGTCGCGGTCGCCTTCGCCTTCGTGGCGCTGTGGGGCTTCGCGTTCGGTATGGCGCCGGTGGTGCTGCCGACAAACCTGTCCCGCGCCGCGCCCGATGCACTGGAAGCATCGGGCAGCCTGATGGTCGTTTCTTTCCAGGTCGCCATCACGATCGGCGCGGTTGTCGGCGGCTATGCCGTGGACACCTATGGCGCCATTGCGCCGTTGACTCTCACCTTTGCCCTTGCCGCGTCCACCGCCGTCCTGGCGCTGCTCCAGCGCCGGGCGACAGGCTGA
- a CDS encoding AraC family transcriptional regulator — protein sequence MLDLSSRPAPLPLVMDALSQVLQDFRLSGVNYGRCELRHPWSIGFPHQDLLRFHFVSEGPCFIHTEAQGWQQLHDGDLVLLPQGIAHRLASSPHVVNDCLKDCQVVGLGGNVCEVVREGTGATSTLFCGSMVLDAYALHPLINLMPPLIKGCDVAANDPIIGPLLEAMTAEASQPRMGSATILSRMADLLTARLIRCWVDCTGSSTIGWLAAIRDPHLGRVLAAMHRDPGHGWTLESLAALAGQSRSVFAERFSVVLGEGAAHYLTRLRMQLAREWLGQGGLSVAAVAARLGYQSEASFARAFKRVTHVSPGVVRRTNSGRIAMEFGS from the coding sequence ATGCTTGACCTTTCGTCCAGGCCCGCGCCGCTGCCACTCGTGATGGATGCGCTCAGCCAGGTCCTGCAGGACTTTCGCCTGAGTGGCGTCAACTATGGCCGCTGCGAACTCAGGCACCCCTGGAGCATCGGCTTCCCGCATCAGGACCTGCTGCGCTTTCACTTCGTCAGCGAGGGGCCGTGCTTCATCCACACCGAAGCGCAGGGCTGGCAGCAATTGCATGACGGCGACCTGGTGTTGCTGCCGCAAGGCATCGCGCACCGGCTGGCCAGTTCCCCGCATGTTGTGAACGACTGCCTCAAGGATTGCCAGGTGGTCGGGTTGGGCGGCAATGTCTGCGAGGTCGTGCGGGAAGGAACCGGCGCGACCAGTACCCTTTTCTGTGGCTCCATGGTCCTGGATGCCTATGCGCTTCACCCCCTGATCAACCTGATGCCGCCGCTCATCAAGGGCTGTGACGTGGCCGCCAATGATCCGATTATCGGCCCCTTGCTGGAAGCGATGACCGCGGAAGCGTCGCAACCGCGCATGGGGAGCGCGACGATCCTGTCGCGCATGGCCGATTTGCTGACCGCGCGGCTCATCCGCTGCTGGGTCGATTGTACCGGCAGTTCGACCATTGGGTGGCTCGCCGCGATCCGCGACCCCCATCTCGGCCGCGTCCTGGCGGCGATGCACCGCGATCCCGGCCATGGCTGGACTCTCGAAAGCCTGGCCGCGCTGGCCGGCCAATCGCGCTCGGTCTTCGCCGAGCGCTTCAGTGTGGTCCTTGGCGAAGGGGCGGCGCACTATCTCACACGCCTGCGCATGCAGCTTGCGCGGGAATGGCTGGGCCAGGGCGGCCTGTCGGTCGCCGCGGTCGCTGCCCGGCTGGGGTATCAGTCGGAAGCGTCGTTCGCGCGTGCGTTCAAGCGCGTTACGCATGTCTCGCCAGGCGTTGTGCGGCGCACAAATTCTGGACGAATAGCTATGGAATTCGGATCATAG
- a CDS encoding DUF1080 domain-containing protein: protein MVTTSRRTFLLGLAAVSLATPTSAKGRFTPLFNGHDLDGWTPVGDANWTVRDGVICADKGGFSALVSSASYRDFDLRAEFWVSHDANSGIFIRCSDRDRINPGSAYEVNIFDTRPDPGYGTGAIVDVAKVFPMPKAGGRWNVMDIRARGDVFSVVLNGRKTVDSARDAAHAEGPVALQYAGGVVKFRRVGISLP from the coding sequence ATGGTCACGACTTCCCGGCGCACCTTCCTTCTGGGCCTCGCCGCGGTGTCGCTTGCGACACCGACGTCCGCCAAGGGCCGGTTCACCCCTTTGTTCAACGGCCACGATCTCGATGGCTGGACCCCGGTCGGCGACGCCAACTGGACGGTGAGGGACGGCGTGATCTGCGCGGACAAGGGCGGCTTCAGCGCTCTGGTGTCTTCGGCGAGCTACCGCGATTTCGACCTGCGCGCCGAGTTTTGGGTCAGCCACGACGCCAATTCGGGGATTTTCATCCGCTGCTCGGACCGCGACCGGATCAATCCCGGGAGCGCGTATGAGGTCAATATCTTCGACACCCGCCCCGATCCCGGCTACGGTACCGGCGCCATTGTCGATGTCGCCAAGGTCTTCCCGATGCCCAAGGCGGGCGGTCGATGGAACGTGATGGACATCCGCGCGCGGGGCGACGTCTTTTCCGTCGTCTTGAACGGTCGAAAGACGGTCGATTCCGCTCGTGATGCCGCGCACGCCGAGGGCCCTGTCGCGCTGCAATATGCCGGCGGCGTCGTGAAATTCCGGCGTGTCGGGATATCGTTGCCGTGA
- a CDS encoding 2-dehydropantoate 2-reductase, with amino-acid sequence MRVGIVGAGAIGGWLGVRLARRGHEVSVLARGQALEALRQHGWRLDIGGETLSARVTASADAADLGPQDVVLICLKGPALPVVAPLILPMIAPTTLIAPMMNGVPWWFHQGGGGELPPTQLHSVDPDGAIAAALPYGQILGNVVQAAAAVQAPGHVVHKAGNRLIFGEPGGRLSPRLDHLCALFEDAGFVAERSERIRYEIWYKLWGNMTMNPISAVTGATCDKILDDPMVAGLVLQVMAEAQMIGARIGCAITERGVDRNAVTRQLGAFKTLMLQDVEAGRPLEIDQLLSAPREIAGKLGIETPMLDALTAIARLFAQQRGLYPDQTSFRAGRPLSAVRA; translated from the coding sequence ATGCGGGTCGGGATTGTCGGGGCGGGAGCGATCGGTGGATGGCTCGGCGTGCGGCTGGCGCGGCGCGGCCATGAGGTCAGCGTGCTTGCGCGGGGGCAGGCCCTCGAGGCGCTGCGGCAGCATGGCTGGCGGCTCGATATCGGTGGCGAGACCTTGTCCGCCCGGGTAACCGCGTCGGCCGATGCTGCCGATCTCGGTCCGCAGGATGTGGTGCTCATTTGTCTGAAAGGGCCGGCTTTGCCGGTCGTCGCGCCGCTGATCCTGCCGATGATCGCGCCGACGACATTGATCGCGCCGATGATGAACGGCGTGCCCTGGTGGTTCCACCAGGGCGGCGGCGGCGAGCTTCCACCGACTCAATTGCACTCGGTGGATCCGGACGGCGCGATTGCAGCGGCGCTGCCTTATGGTCAGATCCTCGGCAACGTCGTCCAGGCCGCGGCGGCCGTCCAGGCGCCGGGCCATGTCGTCCACAAGGCCGGCAATCGCCTGATCTTCGGTGAGCCCGGCGGAAGGCTGTCACCGCGCCTCGACCATCTCTGTGCCCTGTTCGAGGATGCCGGCTTCGTCGCGGAGCGCAGCGAGCGGATCCGCTATGAGATTTGGTACAAATTGTGGGGCAATATGACCATGAACCCCATTTCGGCGGTGACGGGCGCGACTTGCGACAAGATCCTGGACGATCCGATGGTCGCCGGGCTGGTGCTCCAGGTGATGGCGGAGGCTCAGATGATCGGCGCCCGTATCGGCTGCGCGATCACTGAACGTGGCGTGGACCGCAACGCCGTTACGCGCCAGCTTGGGGCGTTCAAGACCTTGATGCTGCAGGATGTCGAAGCGGGCAGGCCCCTGGAGATCGATCAGCTGCTTTCGGCTCCTCGTGAAATCGCTGGAAAGCTCGGCATCGAAACGCCGATGCTGGACGCGCTGACCGCCATTGCGCGTCTCTTCGCGCAGCAGCGCGGGCTCTATCCCGACCAGACCAGCTTTCGCGCCGGTCGGCCCCTTTCCGCTGTTCGGGCCTGA
- a CDS encoding TonB-dependent receptor — protein sequence MKVRVFLLSNVGMLAAMGVLSSPASGQPAPAQSGDGSNATSGDIIVTAQRRAESIQTVPLSVTALNGQDLKARGLNDLTQISLAAPSLQITNNNNFSVRGIGTLALATALDTSVAISLDDVNLGRPLLSSFPFYDLAQVEVLNGPQGLLFGKNASAGLLNVTTTRPQLNQLGASFDTELTSRERPGENAQGAIVRASLNLPVTDNSALRIAAIYSYQQPVTRFVGAPPPGSDLDLRQYGVRVKYLWNAPGDTTLYLVADYNRSTGIAGSLDLTYKSLGAGSPEAGPIASVGIVPGSENFLTAGDAPFYRNLKTGGVQGTVSHVFGNGMALSNIAAWRFYDLSQNNDADFAPGNGLNVNSDQASYNQFSDELRLTLPQENRLTGQFGLYYFRSVVRENIQLRGNSFTPAAALPAFPFCVGATVAPGGPPNCAVNNIAFIGLDRAFTMHTESLAAFGQLSYRIADGLTMVAGGRVTGDRVSIDLLANQQPYFVRLGASGLYNQKYSDTNFSFKAGPQYQITPTIMAYVNYGQGYKGPGFNTAPDSPTSNLTVYPETTKSWEGGMKSQFLDKKITLNVSLFRTAFNNYQAQSFNIATRSYIVQNAASLVSKGIELGFVGRPTRNLTINGQATFLDARFKQYIGAQCYVGQPDPGCATTGTFNGAGLIAPLAPKFATSWDATYEHQLLPGVTGFVEGNVYHRSKIYFQANHAPGAVVDPMDIFGASIGVHGDAWSASIFCKNCTNRVFPVNISSVPLDAGTRIQSYNQVFDFNSVRTIGLRLSYKM from the coding sequence ATGAAGGTCCGCGTATTTCTGCTGTCGAATGTCGGGATGCTGGCGGCGATGGGCGTATTGTCCTCGCCCGCCTCCGGCCAGCCCGCTCCGGCCCAATCCGGTGACGGGAGCAACGCCACCAGCGGCGATATCATCGTTACCGCCCAGCGCCGGGCCGAGAGCATCCAGACGGTTCCGCTCAGCGTGACGGCCCTGAACGGGCAGGACCTGAAGGCGCGCGGCCTGAACGATCTCACGCAGATATCGCTCGCCGCACCCAGCCTTCAGATCACCAACAACAACAATTTCTCGGTGCGGGGCATCGGCACGCTGGCGCTGGCAACGGCTCTGGACACCAGCGTCGCGATCTCGCTCGACGACGTCAATCTAGGCAGGCCGCTGCTCAGCTCCTTTCCCTTTTACGATCTCGCCCAGGTTGAAGTGCTGAACGGGCCTCAGGGTCTGTTGTTCGGCAAGAACGCATCGGCCGGCCTGTTGAACGTCACGACGACGAGGCCGCAGCTCAACCAGCTCGGCGCAAGCTTCGATACCGAACTGACGTCGCGCGAGCGTCCTGGAGAAAACGCCCAGGGGGCCATTGTGCGCGCGTCGCTGAATCTGCCGGTGACGGACAATTCCGCGCTCCGTATCGCCGCGATCTATTCGTACCAGCAGCCGGTCACGCGCTTTGTCGGTGCGCCGCCGCCAGGGTCCGATCTCGATCTGCGGCAATATGGTGTTCGCGTGAAATATCTCTGGAACGCGCCGGGAGACACGACACTCTATCTGGTTGCCGACTATAATCGCTCGACCGGAATCGCCGGCTCGCTCGACCTGACCTACAAGTCGCTCGGCGCCGGGAGCCCCGAAGCAGGGCCGATCGCCTCGGTTGGGATCGTGCCCGGATCGGAGAATTTTCTCACCGCAGGGGATGCGCCCTTCTATCGCAACCTCAAGACCGGCGGCGTGCAGGGCACGGTCTCGCACGTCTTCGGCAACGGCATGGCGCTGAGCAATATCGCCGCCTGGAGATTCTATGATCTGAGCCAGAACAACGATGCCGATTTCGCCCCGGGCAATGGTCTCAACGTGAATTCGGACCAGGCGTCATACAACCAGTTCAGCGACGAGCTTCGGCTGACGCTGCCCCAGGAGAATCGCCTCACCGGTCAGTTCGGCCTGTATTATTTCCGCTCGGTCGTCCGCGAGAACATTCAGCTGCGTGGCAACTCGTTCACGCCGGCCGCCGCGCTGCCGGCTTTTCCCTTCTGTGTCGGGGCGACCGTGGCCCCGGGCGGGCCGCCGAACTGCGCGGTCAACAATATCGCGTTCATCGGCCTCGATCGCGCTTTCACGATGCACACCGAGAGCCTGGCCGCCTTTGGTCAGCTCAGCTATCGCATCGCCGACGGCCTCACCATGGTTGCCGGCGGGCGCGTGACGGGCGATCGCGTCTCCATCGACCTTCTTGCCAATCAACAGCCTTATTTCGTCCGGCTGGGTGCGTCCGGTCTCTATAATCAGAAATATTCCGATACCAATTTCAGCTTCAAGGCCGGTCCGCAATATCAGATCACGCCGACCATCATGGCCTATGTCAATTACGGACAAGGCTATAAGGGGCCGGGCTTCAATACGGCGCCCGACAGCCCGACCTCCAATCTCACCGTCTATCCGGAGACGACGAAGAGCTGGGAAGGCGGGATGAAATCCCAGTTCCTCGACAAGAAGATCACCCTGAACGTCTCGTTGTTCAGGACCGCCTTCAACAACTATCAGGCCCAGTCGTTCAACATCGCCACGAGATCGTACATCGTCCAGAACGCCGCGAGCCTCGTCAGCAAGGGTATCGAGCTGGGGTTTGTCGGCCGGCCCACGCGCAATCTGACGATCAACGGCCAGGCGACCTTCCTCGATGCCCGGTTCAAGCAATATATCGGCGCGCAATGTTATGTCGGCCAGCCCGATCCGGGCTGCGCGACGACCGGTACCTTCAACGGGGCGGGCCTGATCGCGCCGCTGGCGCCCAAATTCGCGACGAGCTGGGACGCGACCTATGAGCACCAGTTGCTGCCCGGCGTGACCGGCTTCGTCGAGGGGAACGTCTATCATCGCTCGAAAATCTATTTCCAGGCCAACCATGCGCCAGGGGCCGTGGTCGATCCGATGGATATCTTCGGCGCGAGCATCGGCGTGCATGGGGATGCGTGGAGCGCGTCGATCTTCTGCAAGAACTGCACGAACAGGGTGTTTCCGGTGAATATCTCGTCGGTTCCGCTCGATGCCGGGACCAGGATTCAAAGTTACAACCAGGTGTTCGATTTCAATTCGGTGCGGACGATTGGCCTGAGATTGTCCTACAAAATGTAG
- a CDS encoding MFS transporter, giving the protein MQTETGRPVRTMLLCLCAALIEGFDLQAAGVVAPGIRSDLGISAGQLALFFSAATIGLIFGALLGGRIADRFGRKVGLLVSLILFGICSVGAGMAHDFATLALFRFLTGIGLGGALPNLIAIAAESVARNRGMAVSVMFAGIPLGGALAGLFTLFGTHAHDGWRNIFIAGGLAPLLLVPMLAWALPPFFVRPSPEPSAEKDSAWRAVFGPGQLAATLLLWLAFFLSLLILYLILNWLPTLLIAQGFSPAQAGMVQLVFNLVGSIASIVVGRFMDGRHALTTIMIAYALLIIALIGLAHLPPNIALALGAGALLGSGLLGAQALLYGLSPQCYPIWARGTGVGASVAAGRFGSVAGPIFAGVMIAAGRPIAELLMLLVPLAFAAGAAAWLLASLLRSRRAHEDPRGEM; this is encoded by the coding sequence ATGCAGACCGAGACCGGCCGGCCCGTTCGAACGATGCTGCTTTGCCTCTGCGCGGCACTGATCGAGGGCTTCGATCTGCAAGCCGCGGGCGTGGTTGCGCCCGGCATACGGTCGGATCTCGGCATTTCGGCCGGCCAACTCGCGCTCTTCTTCAGCGCAGCCACCATCGGGCTGATTTTCGGTGCGTTGCTTGGCGGACGCATCGCCGACCGCTTCGGCCGGAAGGTCGGATTGCTTGTCTCGCTCATCCTCTTCGGCATCTGCTCGGTCGGCGCGGGCATGGCGCATGATTTTGCGACCCTTGCGCTGTTCCGCTTCCTCACGGGGATCGGCTTGGGGGGCGCCCTGCCCAATCTGATCGCGATCGCGGCCGAATCCGTCGCGCGCAACCGCGGCATGGCCGTGTCGGTCATGTTCGCGGGCATTCCCCTGGGCGGGGCGTTGGCGGGCCTGTTCACGTTGTTCGGAACCCACGCCCATGACGGCTGGCGCAACATCTTCATCGCGGGCGGGCTCGCGCCCCTGTTGCTCGTCCCGATGCTCGCATGGGCCCTGCCGCCCTTCTTCGTCCGCCCATCGCCGGAGCCCAGCGCGGAAAAGGATTCCGCCTGGCGCGCGGTCTTCGGGCCGGGCCAGCTCGCCGCCACCCTGCTGTTGTGGCTCGCCTTCTTTCTCTCCCTGCTGATCCTCTATCTTATCCTGAACTGGCTGCCCACGCTGCTCATCGCCCAAGGTTTCTCGCCCGCCCAGGCAGGGATGGTTCAGCTCGTCTTCAATCTCGTCGGATCGATCGCCAGCATCGTCGTCGGAAGATTCATGGACGGCCGGCATGCGTTGACGACGATCATGATCGCCTATGCCCTGTTGATCATCGCCTTGATCGGCTTGGCGCATCTGCCGCCGAATATCGCCCTGGCGCTGGGCGCCGGCGCCCTGCTCGGCTCGGGGCTCCTGGGGGCACAAGCGCTGCTCTACGGGCTGTCACCGCAATGTTACCCGATATGGGCCCGCGGTACCGGCGTCGGTGCGTCGGTGGCGGCGGGGCGGTTCGGGTCGGTCGCGGGTCCGATTTTCGCAGGGGTGATGATCGCCGCTGGAAGGCCGATTGCGGAATTGCTGATGCTTCTCGTGCCCCTGGCCTTCGCGGCAGGAGCGGCCGCATGGTTGCTCGCCTCTCTTCTACGCAGCCGCCGCGCTCATGAGGATCCGCGCGGCGAGATGTAG
- a CDS encoding long-chain fatty acid--CoA ligase, producing MPKFDVVRAGALRHAPGMNASSQASAGQSTERLGNRLKRVLALDPQANCIEFQGGTMTWASLATGATRIAALLREAGVEPGAPVGWMARNRPAMVAAFVALVVNGHPVIPLRPGLSRDAQAEELGRQALQAVIADPDDWQDPRVLEAAAALGTVAIAASGVAAIHARLIDGLGKRGKGPFRAAMPGIVMERLTSGTTGAPKRIAVGEDMLIPSLRSAEEGSSGNAADTSLTVKTSPAMLFKPFGHAGGLFALLMALYQARPVILFEKFAVEDWAAAVERFKPKTASLVPAMIQMILEAGIAPERLRSLIAVRSSTAPLDPAAQHAFEARFGIPVLIDYGAAEFIGGVAGWSLKDYKAFGESKAGSVGRARKDVRLRIVDPEGGAELPAGGTGLLEIASERWGEGWFRTTDLAAVDADGFLFLRGRADDAINRGGFKILPEDVAAVLRRFPGVRDAAVVGQPDARLGQVPVAAIELVPGTEAPDPEALANHVRQHMVAYMVPVAFHFVDALPRTVSLKIARPELRKLLGIEG from the coding sequence ATGCCCAAATTCGACGTGGTACGCGCCGGCGCGCTGCGACACGCTCCGGGGATGAACGCATCGTCACAAGCTTCCGCCGGTCAGTCGACCGAGCGGCTCGGAAACCGTCTCAAGCGCGTCCTCGCCCTCGATCCCCAGGCGAATTGCATCGAGTTTCAGGGTGGCACCATGACCTGGGCCAGCCTCGCGACCGGCGCGACGCGGATCGCGGCCCTGCTTCGCGAAGCCGGGGTCGAACCTGGCGCGCCGGTGGGCTGGATGGCGCGCAATCGCCCGGCCATGGTCGCCGCTTTCGTCGCCCTGGTCGTCAATGGCCATCCGGTCATTCCGCTTCGCCCCGGCCTGTCGCGCGATGCCCAGGCCGAGGAGTTGGGCCGGCAGGCGCTGCAGGCCGTCATCGCCGATCCTGACGATTGGCAGGATCCTCGGGTCCTGGAGGCTGCGGCGGCGTTGGGCACGGTTGCTATCGCCGCCTCCGGCGTCGCGGCGATCCATGCGAGACTGATCGACGGGCTCGGCAAACGCGGCAAAGGGCCTTTCCGCGCTGCCATGCCCGGCATCGTCATGGAGCGGCTGACGAGCGGCACCACCGGCGCGCCGAAACGGATCGCGGTCGGCGAGGATATGCTGATTCCGTCGCTGCGTTCCGCAGAGGAAGGGTCGAGCGGGAATGCCGCCGATACGAGCCTCACCGTCAAGACCTCGCCCGCGATGCTGTTCAAGCCCTTCGGCCATGCCGGCGGCCTGTTCGCGCTGCTGATGGCGCTGTACCAGGCGCGTCCCGTCATCCTGTTCGAGAAGTTCGCGGTCGAGGACTGGGCGGCGGCGGTCGAACGATTCAAGCCCAAGACCGCCAGCCTCGTGCCCGCGATGATCCAGATGATCCTCGAGGCCGGCATCGCGCCTGAACGTCTTAGAAGCCTGATCGCGGTGCGGTCGAGCACGGCACCGCTCGATCCCGCCGCGCAGCACGCATTCGAGGCGCGGTTCGGCATACCGGTGCTGATCGACTATGGCGCGGCGGAGTTCATCGGTGGCGTCGCCGGCTGGTCGCTCAAGGACTATAAGGCGTTCGGCGAGTCCAAGGCCGGAAGCGTCGGCCGCGCGCGCAAGGATGTCCGGTTGCGCATCGTCGATCCTGAAGGTGGCGCCGAACTGCCGGCGGGTGGGACCGGTCTGCTCGAAATCGCCTCCGAGCGCTGGGGCGAGGGATGGTTCCGCACCACCGATCTCGCGGCGGTCGACGCCGACGGCTTCCTGTTCCTGCGCGGCCGGGCCGATGACGCGATCAATCGGGGCGGCTTCAAGATTCTTCCCGAGGACGTGGCGGCGGTGCTGCGGCGCTTTCCCGGCGTCCGCGATGCGGCTGTCGTCGGGCAACCCGACGCGCGCCTCGGCCAGGTACCGGTCGCGGCGATCGAACTCGTGCCCGGGACCGAGGCACCCGACCCCGAGGCGCTCGCCAATCACGTCCGTCAGCATATGGTCGCCTATATGGTGCCGGTCGCGTTCCATTTCGTCGACGCGTTGCCGCGCACGGTGTCGCTCAAGATCGCACGCCCCGAATTGCGCAAGCTGCTCGGGATCGAGGGGTGA